Sequence from the Candidatus Woesearchaeota archaeon genome:
TGTAATGATGAGCATTTGTTAAAGTATGCTAAAGAGGTTGTTAATAGTGCTGATTTGAGGGATCTTATTCCTGTTCTTGAGAAATATTTAGTTGTGAGAGGATTATGTTAAAATAGTTTATTTTATTCCATAATTTTTTTCAAGGTCTTTTATGTATTGGTGTTTTTTTGTGTCGTATATTATCCCTGGTGGTGAATTGTAAGGTTTTATTTTTAGGAGTGCTTGTATTCCTGGAATTGTTTGTATTATTTTTTTTGTTTCTATTGCAGTTGGCACTATTAAGATTCCTAGCCTATTTTCGTCTTCGTTGAGTATTTGTCTTATTTTTCTGTAAATGCCCTCTGCTGGTTTTTGTATGTCTGTAAGTAAGCAGCCCCCATTACCTGTAAAGCTTGTTAGTGTATAGAGTGTTTGGTTGACAAAGTAGAGATTTCCATTTAGATTTGGTATGTTTTCTAATAGTTTTTTATTGTATATATCCCTATATCCTCTGAGAATGTTTTCTTCTTCATATATTGGTTTTTTCATTTTTCAAATATATCTTGCATTTTTTGTTTGTTTATTAATGATTCTAAATCTTTGAATCCTAGGTATATCGGTTTGACGTTAATTGAGATGTTTTCTTTTATTGTTTTCACCATAAGTTCTGAGAAGTATTCTTTTGCATCATTTACTAAAGCAATTGCATTTTTGTAGTCTTTTTGTTCGTATAAGTCCTTTATTAGTGCGTGTCCTTTGTTGAAGTAAATGGTGTCTTTTATGGTGAATGTTAGTTGTTCTTTTATTTGTTCTTTGGTTTGGGAGTTTCCATTTTCTTTAATATATTTTTTTTCGTTTAATTCTGTTAAATCATCTCTTATTTTCTTGTTGAAATATGTTTTGAGTTGGTCCATCGCGTCATAGAAGTTTGATGAGTTTTGTTCTTTTTGTAATTCTTGTTTTGTTTTTATTTTTGTTATTATTGCTCTTTGTGTTTTGTAATCTCCCGGAATTATTGTATATTCTGCGAGAAGTCCTTTTTGTAGTTGTGGGAATTGGTATGCGTTAATCATTAGTTGTAAACCTTCAGGTTTTATGTAATCTGCAGGTTGTTTTATTTTTGGTCTGGCGACAAATAAGTTACTTTTTTTGCCTTTTCCTATGATTTCTCCTATCATTTTTTATTGATTTACTTACCAGTATATAAATGTTTCGTCATTATAAAGTAGTCATAAGTTATTTTTTTAATATTTTTATATTTATATCAACAGTTATTTTTGTGTTGTGTGTTTTGCGTCATCTTGATGTTTCATTTTTTTATGATGAAGAGTGTTGTTAACAAATTTGTTTTATAAATTTTTGCTGAGAATTTTAGTATTAAAATGTTCACATTTTTATTTTTTGAAAATATTTCAAAGCAAAACATTATTTTAAGAATATTTGTCTAGTAATTAAGTAATTTTCTTATGCTGTAAGAAAATTTTTATACTTTTTGGATTAGTTCTTTTGTAAATTCTAAGAATAATTTTTCTTTTGGCATTTTTAGTATTTCTTCTTTTGTCAGCCAATGTATCTTTGAAAAATGTTCTAGTTCTCCAATTTTTACTTTCTTTTCTGCTTCTTTTTTTATTTTCGCGCTAAATATCACAGAGTATCGAGGATATTCATTAAATGTTTTTTTTAAGAAAAATGGTTTTATTTCCTGTAAATCGTTTTTGTTTAGTGAAATTTCTTCTTTT
This genomic interval carries:
- a CDS encoding NUDIX hydrolase, which gives rise to MHFLGLIGEYVLIQNHENKFLFLEWASYTKFKNKLHLPGGRSDFEDEAGASLLRELKEEISLNKNDLQEIKPFFLKKTFNEYPRYSVIFSAKIKKEAEKKVKIGELEHFSKIHWLTKEEILKMPKEKLFLEFTKELIQKV